TCTATCGTCGACCTGGTGCACATGAAATTGGTCACCTTCGCCACCGACGGCAGTGGCAAGTACACGATGAGCGACATTCCAGCGGAGCTGAAAGCAAAGGCCGATGGCCTGCGCGAAAAGCTGGTGGAAATGGTCGCCGAGTGCGATGATGCGATCCTGGAAAGCTACTTCGAGAAAGGGAGCTTGTCACCAGAGGAATTTGCCAAAGGGCTCAAGACCGGCATCCTAAAGGGCACTCTGGCGCCCGTGCTGTGCGGTGCCGCTACAAAGAACGTTGGCACTCACTTGCTTCTGGACTTTATCGCCACCTACTGTCCTTCTCCGGTCGACCTCTCCCCGGTCAAGGGAACTGCCCCTGGAAACGGACAGGAACTGACCCGCCCAGTGGATCCTTCTGCATCCTTAGCGGCGCTCGTATTCAAGACGGTAGCCGAGGCACATCTGGGCGAATTGTCGCTAGTCCGGGTTTACACCGGCACCCTAAGGATGGGTGACGAAGTGCTCAACGCCACCACCGGCTCTACCGAGAAGATCGGCCAAATTTACATCATGAATGGCAAGACACGCAAGGAGGTGGGAGTCTTGGTGGCGGGCGACTGTGGTGCGTTGGTCAAGCTCCGCAACACCCACACGGGCGACTGCCTCACAGCCAAGAAGGACCCCATTCTGTTGCCCGGCATTGCCTTCCCCACCCCGGTCACTGAGGTGGCAATCGTGCCAAAGAGTAAAGGCGACGAGGAAAAAATCTCCAACGGCTTGCAGGCGCTCCGCGACGAGGACCCAAGCTTTACCGTGGAAGTCAATCCGGAGCTCCGGCAGACTATCATTGCCGGGCAAGGGGAGCTCCACCTGGACGTCATCATCAAGCGTCTGAAGGAAAAGTTTGGCGTAGACGTAGACGTGCAGAAGCCGCGCATCCCGTACCGCGAGACCATTACGGGCAAGGCGGACGAGAAGTACCGGCACAAGAAACAGACCGGCGGTGCTGGCCAGTTCGCAGAGGTATGGATGAAGGTGGAGCCCCTCCCGCGCGGGGCAGGCTTTGAGTTTGAAAACCAGGTGGTCGGCGGCGCCATCTCCTCGGTCTTCATTCCCTCGGTGGAAAAGGGCGTGCGCCAGGTCTTGGAAGAGGGAGCCCTGGCCGGGTTCAAGATCGTGGACGTGAAGGCCATCGTCTACGACGGCAAAGAACACCCGGTGGACTCTAAGGACATCGCCTTCCAGATTGCTGGCAGGGAAGTCTTTAAGATGGCCTTCCTGAACGCCAAACCTATTCTGCTTGAGCCGATTTACGACATAGAGGTGAAGGTTCCCGAGGAGAACATGGGCGAGGTGATGGGCGACCTGTCCAGCCGACGCGGGCGAATCCTCGGGATGGACTCGGCAGGGCACTATCAGATTGTGCGGGCCAAAGTCCCACTGGCAGAACTGCACAAATACGCCACGACCCTGCGTTCCATCACGCAAGGACGGGCCACTTATCGTCGTTCCTTCTCCCACTATGAGCCGCTGCCGAAAGAGTTAGAGGCCAAGGTCATCGAGGAGGCAAAAGCCGAGCGGGAACGGGAACGGGCCAAATAGCTCGGAACTTTGATTACATCACATCAAGTGGGGCGAGGTCACGCCTCGCCCCCTTGTTTTGTTGCGGAGGGAGACGGATGGACGCACTCTGGGCACCATGGCGCATGGAATACATTAAGGCGGAAAAACCGAAAGGGTGCATCTTCTGCGATAAACAGAAGCAGACTAACGACCGACAAAACCTCATCCCTTACCGCGGAAAACACTGCTTCATCATCCTCAACTACTACCCCTACAACAATGGGCATCTGATGATAGTGCCATATCGGCATGTGAGTGATCTAGGGGACCTCACCGCCGAGGAACAGAGCGAGATGATGGCGCTCATCGCGCGCAGTACCCGGGTTTTGCAGAGAACCCTGCACCCGCAGGGCTTCAACATTGGCTTCAACCTGGGCAAAGTGGCAGGCGCAGGCATCGAGGACCACGTGCATTGCCAC
The candidate division KSB1 bacterium DNA segment above includes these coding regions:
- the fusA gene encoding elongation factor G translates to MKEIATKDLRNIALVAHGGAGKTSLAEAILFSAGETTRMGSVDDGSTVSDYQADEIERKISVSTTLMHCFWKDVKINIVDAPGYADFFGDAVSALRVADLAVVLVDAVSGIAVGTENVMEIVTKQGTPRLFFVNREDKEHANFEKAVAAAQERFGHSVTVVQFPASEGESFKSIVDLVHMKLVTFATDGSGKYTMSDIPAELKAKADGLREKLVEMVAECDDAILESYFEKGSLSPEEFAKGLKTGILKGTLAPVLCGAATKNVGTHLLLDFIATYCPSPVDLSPVKGTAPGNGQELTRPVDPSASLAALVFKTVAEAHLGELSLVRVYTGTLRMGDEVLNATTGSTEKIGQIYIMNGKTRKEVGVLVAGDCGALVKLRNTHTGDCLTAKKDPILLPGIAFPTPVTEVAIVPKSKGDEEKISNGLQALRDEDPSFTVEVNPELRQTIIAGQGELHLDVIIKRLKEKFGVDVDVQKPRIPYRETITGKADEKYRHKKQTGGAGQFAEVWMKVEPLPRGAGFEFENQVVGGAISSVFIPSVEKGVRQVLEEGALAGFKIVDVKAIVYDGKEHPVDSKDIAFQIAGREVFKMAFLNAKPILLEPIYDIEVKVPEENMGEVMGDLSSRRGRILGMDSAGHYQIVRAKVPLAELHKYATTLRSITQGRATYRRSFSHYEPLPKELEAKVIEEAKAERERERAK
- a CDS encoding HIT domain-containing protein, whose amino-acid sequence is MDALWAPWRMEYIKAEKPKGCIFCDKQKQTNDRQNLIPYRGKHCFIILNYYPYNNGHLMIVPYRHVSDLGDLTAEEQSEMMALIARSTRVLQRTLHPQGFNIGFNLGKVAGAGIEDHVHCHVVPRWQGDTNYMPIIGHTKVVPDALENTCALLEGAFAELEA